TTGCCCGCTGAGTCTCTCAAATAAAGCGTGTCACCCTCGTTGTTCCATATAGCATTGCATTCGTAGCCAGTAGAGCACCAGTATAGGCTCTGCTTAGTATTTATTCCACAACCTGTGTAAAGCGTTACTTTTCCACCACTTTCCAGCACGAATTCGGGAAATACAAAAGGCTTTCGCGAAGATTCATCGCTAACTGTCCAATTTGTAAGCTCACAAGAATAAGGGCAGTTGTTTACGAACACCACGTATTCGTTATTTAGATTGACGCAATCATCTCCTTCTGCGTTCCATTTAAAGTAGGCAATGCCTATACAATCCCCACAACCTTCTGCTTTCTTCCAAATGCCGAGCTGTAGCGACTTTGCGAGTTTCTCCGCTTCAAGTAGTTCTTTTTCGTATTTTCTGTTCTCTCCGACGAAGTAAGTTCTTGCAAGTCCCTCCTGGACAAGGATTAAGTTCACAAAGGTGTTGTTTACAAAAACGTATCTTAGAAGCCTGCCATATTGGTCTCTGTCTTCCACATCTCTCTCAAGGACAACTTCTTTTCCTTCGATTAGTTCTTTAAGTCTGTTTTTTGCCTCTTCATAGAACTTTTGACCTTTT
Above is a window of Archaeoglobaceae archaeon DNA encoding:
- a CDS encoding thermonuclease family protein, whose amino-acid sequence is MRITLLILAIMLCCCLQQKASEVVPQIPEDPQIQSPNTQLPVIQKATEEKLYVSRVIDGDTFELSNGDRVRLIGINAPEKGQKFYEEAKNRLKELIEGKEVVLERDVEDRDQYGRLLRYVFVNNTFVNLILVQEGLARTYFVGENRKYEKELLEAEKLAKSLQLGIWKKAEGCGDCIGIAYFKWNAEGDDCVNLNNEYVVFVNNCPYSCELTNWTVSDESSRKPFVFPEFVLESGGKVTLYTGCGINTKQSLYWCSTGYECNAIWNNEGDTLYLRDSAGNLVLVYAYHNS